The following are encoded together in the Culex pipiens pallens isolate TS chromosome 1, TS_CPP_V2, whole genome shotgun sequence genome:
- the LOC120415087 gene encoding uncharacterized protein LOC120415087 isoform X3 translates to MKGKASVFKKMSTRSETSKNLHANDIFQVKAENNLSMKKTMGVIKSLRTTGVLVEPGIRTKLVELNRQLKDLFKIEHLSNLDNSENLGKAKEEVAVYCTDVQELINRIKQSRSYTSDDGIVVKLGIDGGGGFFKITLSVLSKNLEQLTGNAFKVGGVKRLFIIALVQNLAEKYENVAPIWTKLLKLQNIEAIIAGDLKIINIITGIMAHSSRQPCPYCEAQKSALGTCKGTSRTKGNIKTNYLNKKMGGRNTACCIYEPLIYGNDDDEILFLCPPPPLHLTLGIVNTIFKGVEKNSPDWADLWVSQANVRHQQKTYGFTGRACHALLKAADCLELNSDLLGYAKVSYLRKKVRDFNNYLFIYQALKKFNDVYNKCFSFKLDASFEESIHEFVSSWEDLQLPNTSKYHITKHHVPDFCKATGRGLGLHNEQASESVHSDFDVVWQRYKAPKTAEVYNDRLLNAVIDYNSNHLF, encoded by the exons ATGAAAGGAAAAGCGTCGGTTTTCAAGAAAATGTCTACAAGATcagaaacatcaaaaaatctgcatGCTAATGATATATTTCAAGTCAAAGCGGAGAACAACTTGAGCATGAAAAAAACAATgg GAGTTATCAAAAGTCTTCGCACGACGGGTGTTTTGGTTGAACCAGGAATTCGCACAAAATTGGTGGAACTGAATCGACAGTTGAAAGACTTGTTCAAGATTGAGCATCTGTCCAACTTAGATA ACAGCGAAAATTTGGGCAAAGCAAAAGAAGAAGTTGCAGTGTACTGTACTGATGTTCAAGAGCTCATAAATCGAATAAAGCAGTCAAGATCGTACACAAGTGATGATGGCATTGTGGTGAAATTGGGAATTGATGGAGGAGgtggatttttcaaaataactctaTCTGTACTGTCAAAAAATCTGGAGCAGCTGACTGGAAATGCATTCAAGGTCGGCGGTGTGAAACGACTTTTTATCATTGCTCTTGTGCAAAATCTCGCGGAAAAGTATGAAAACGTCGCTCCAATATGGACAAAACTGCTGAAGCTGCAAAACATCGAAGCCATAATAGCAGGTGACCTCAAGATAATCAATATTATTACTGGAATAATGGCACACTCCTCGAGACAGCCATGTCCATACTGTGAGGCACAAAAGTCAGCCCTTGGAACATGCAAGGGAACAAGTAGAACCAAAGGCAACATCAAGaccaactatttgaacaaaaagatGGGTGGCAGGAACACTGCTTGCTGCATATACGAACCATTGATCTACGGAAACGATGACGACGAAATCCTTTTCCTTTGCCCTCCTCCGCCACTGCATCTTACACTCGGAATTGTAAATACGATCTTCAAGGGAGTAGAGAAGAATTCTCCCGATTGGGCAGATTTGTGGGTGAGCCAAGCCAACGTACGACATCAGCAGAAAACATATGGTTTTACAGGCCGGGCTTGTCACGCGCTATTGAAGGCGGCTGATTGCTTGGAACTTAATTCTGATTTACTTGGTTACGCTAAGGTAAGCTATTTGAGAAAGAAGGTGAGAGattttaacaattatttatttatttatcaggCTCTGAAGAAGTTCAACGACGTATATAATAAGTGTTTCTCATTTAAACTAGATGCTAGTTTTGAAGAAAGTATCCACGAATTTGTGTCTAGCTGGGAAGACCTTCAGCTACCTAATACTTCAAAATATCATATTACTAAGCATCACGTACCTGATTTTTGTAAGGCAACGGGACGAGGACTTGGGCTACATAATGAGCAAGCCTCTGAGTCCGTACATTCGGACTTTGACGTCGTTTGGCAACGGTACAAAGCGCCTAAAACCGCCGAAGTGTACAATGATCGGTTGCTCAACGCTGTAATTGATTACAATAGCAACCACTTGTTTTAG
- the LOC120415087 gene encoding uncharacterized protein LOC120415087 isoform X1 gives MDFHERNRTLVCVLCLTWAASLRPISSNVGIVIGANFLMDFEQRRNFYPTVICGKCRHACGKNSKGEETFKVHSYKYDSTTITRSSGVCKCEICTAAKIRDGTNLPGFKPIRVKRGRPRSNEEISDSKTMRLCETCLSDFGPGKRHVCNQSTRTANLTKIMKSGESSSSSTDAAVRDYLNSSHESSDGTITLRNMKGKASVFKKMSTRSETSKNLHANDIFQVKAENNLSMKKTMGVIKSLRTTGVLVEPGIRTKLVELNRQLKDLFKIEHLSNLDNSENLGKAKEEVAVYCTDVQELINRIKQSRSYTSDDGIVVKLGIDGGGGFFKITLSVLSKNLEQLTGNAFKVGGVKRLFIIALVQNLAEKYENVAPIWTKLLKLQNIEAIIAGDLKIINIITGIMAHSSRQPCPYCEAQKSALGTCKGTSRTKGNIKTNYLNKKMGGRNTACCIYEPLIYGNDDDEILFLCPPPPLHLTLGIVNTIFKGVEKNSPDWADLWVSQANVRHQQKTYGFTGRACHALLKAADCLELNSDLLGYAKVSYLRKKVRDFNNYLFIYQALKKFNDVYNKCFSFKLDASFEESIHEFVSSWEDLQLPNTSKYHITKHHVPDFCKATGRGLGLHNEQASESVHSDFDVVWQRYKAPKTAEVYNDRLLNAVIDYNSNHLF, from the exons ATGGATTTCCACGAGAGGAATAGAACTTTGGTTTGCGTTTTGTGTCTCACTTGGGCGGCTTCTCTGCGGCCGATTTCCTCAAACGTTGGAATCGTCATTGGAGCAAATTTTTTGATGGACTTTGAACAAAGAAGAAATTTCTACCCAACGGTTATCTGTGGAAAATGCCGGCATGCTTGTGGAAAAAATTCCAAAGGAGAAGAAACATTCAAGGTTCACAGTTATAAGTATGATTCTACAACAATAACAAGATCTTCGGGTGTTTGCAAGTGTGAAATTTGCACTGCTGCAAAAATTCGCGATGGAACAAATTTGCCAGGATTTAAACCGATTAGAGTCAAAAGGGGGAGACCACGCAGCAATGAGGAAATTTCTGATAGCAAGACGATGCGATTATGTGAAACTTGTCTCAGCGATTTTGGCCCAGGCAAAAGGCATGTTTGCAATCAATCCACTAGGACAGCAAACTTAactaaaattatgaaaagtgGCGAGTCCTCTTCTTCTTCCACGGATGCAGCAGTGCGTGATTATCTCAATTCTTCACATGAGTCATCGG ATGGAACAATAACTTTGCGTAACATGAAAGGAAAAGCGTCGGTTTTCAAGAAAATGTCTACAAGATcagaaacatcaaaaaatctgcatGCTAATGATATATTTCAAGTCAAAGCGGAGAACAACTTGAGCATGAAAAAAACAATgg GAGTTATCAAAAGTCTTCGCACGACGGGTGTTTTGGTTGAACCAGGAATTCGCACAAAATTGGTGGAACTGAATCGACAGTTGAAAGACTTGTTCAAGATTGAGCATCTGTCCAACTTAGATA ACAGCGAAAATTTGGGCAAAGCAAAAGAAGAAGTTGCAGTGTACTGTACTGATGTTCAAGAGCTCATAAATCGAATAAAGCAGTCAAGATCGTACACAAGTGATGATGGCATTGTGGTGAAATTGGGAATTGATGGAGGAGgtggatttttcaaaataactctaTCTGTACTGTCAAAAAATCTGGAGCAGCTGACTGGAAATGCATTCAAGGTCGGCGGTGTGAAACGACTTTTTATCATTGCTCTTGTGCAAAATCTCGCGGAAAAGTATGAAAACGTCGCTCCAATATGGACAAAACTGCTGAAGCTGCAAAACATCGAAGCCATAATAGCAGGTGACCTCAAGATAATCAATATTATTACTGGAATAATGGCACACTCCTCGAGACAGCCATGTCCATACTGTGAGGCACAAAAGTCAGCCCTTGGAACATGCAAGGGAACAAGTAGAACCAAAGGCAACATCAAGaccaactatttgaacaaaaagatGGGTGGCAGGAACACTGCTTGCTGCATATACGAACCATTGATCTACGGAAACGATGACGACGAAATCCTTTTCCTTTGCCCTCCTCCGCCACTGCATCTTACACTCGGAATTGTAAATACGATCTTCAAGGGAGTAGAGAAGAATTCTCCCGATTGGGCAGATTTGTGGGTGAGCCAAGCCAACGTACGACATCAGCAGAAAACATATGGTTTTACAGGCCGGGCTTGTCACGCGCTATTGAAGGCGGCTGATTGCTTGGAACTTAATTCTGATTTACTTGGTTACGCTAAGGTAAGCTATTTGAGAAAGAAGGTGAGAGattttaacaattatttatttatttatcaggCTCTGAAGAAGTTCAACGACGTATATAATAAGTGTTTCTCATTTAAACTAGATGCTAGTTTTGAAGAAAGTATCCACGAATTTGTGTCTAGCTGGGAAGACCTTCAGCTACCTAATACTTCAAAATATCATATTACTAAGCATCACGTACCTGATTTTTGTAAGGCAACGGGACGAGGACTTGGGCTACATAATGAGCAAGCCTCTGAGTCCGTACATTCGGACTTTGACGTCGTTTGGCAACGGTACAAAGCGCCTAAAACCGCCGAAGTGTACAATGATCGGTTGCTCAACGCTGTAATTGATTACAATAGCAACCACTTGTTTTAG
- the LOC120415087 gene encoding uncharacterized protein LOC120415087 isoform X2, which produces MDFHERNRTLVCVLCLTWAASLRPISSNVGIVIGANFLMDFEQRRNFYPTVICGKCRHACGKNSKGEETFKVHSYKYDSTTITRSSGVCKCEICTAAKIRDGTNLPGFKPIRVKRGRPRSNEEISDSKTMRLCETCLSDFGPGKRHVCNQSTRTANLTKIMKSGESSSSSTDAAVRDYLNSSHESSDGTITLRNMKGKASVFKKMSTRSETSKNLHANDIFQVKAENNLSMKKTMGVIKSLRTTGVLVEPGIRTKLVELNRQLKDLFKIEHLSNLDNSENLGKAKEEVAVYCTDVQELINRIKQSRSYTSDDGIVVKLGIDGGGGFFKITLSVLSKNLEQLTGNAFKVGGVKRLFIIALVQNLAEKYENVAPIWTKLLKLQNIEAIIAGDLKIINIITGIMAHSSRQPCPYCEAQKSALGTCKGTSRTKGNIKTNYLNKKMGGRNTACCIYEPLIYGNDDDEILFLCPPPPLHLTLGIVNTIFKGVEKNSPDWADLWVSQANVRHQQKTYGFTGRACHALLKAADCLELNSDLLGYAKALKKFNDVYNKCFSFKLDASFEESIHEFVSSWEDLQLPNTSKYHITKHHVPDFCKATGRGLGLHNEQASESVHSDFDVVWQRYKAPKTAEVYNDRLLNAVIDYNSNHLF; this is translated from the exons ATGGATTTCCACGAGAGGAATAGAACTTTGGTTTGCGTTTTGTGTCTCACTTGGGCGGCTTCTCTGCGGCCGATTTCCTCAAACGTTGGAATCGTCATTGGAGCAAATTTTTTGATGGACTTTGAACAAAGAAGAAATTTCTACCCAACGGTTATCTGTGGAAAATGCCGGCATGCTTGTGGAAAAAATTCCAAAGGAGAAGAAACATTCAAGGTTCACAGTTATAAGTATGATTCTACAACAATAACAAGATCTTCGGGTGTTTGCAAGTGTGAAATTTGCACTGCTGCAAAAATTCGCGATGGAACAAATTTGCCAGGATTTAAACCGATTAGAGTCAAAAGGGGGAGACCACGCAGCAATGAGGAAATTTCTGATAGCAAGACGATGCGATTATGTGAAACTTGTCTCAGCGATTTTGGCCCAGGCAAAAGGCATGTTTGCAATCAATCCACTAGGACAGCAAACTTAactaaaattatgaaaagtgGCGAGTCCTCTTCTTCTTCCACGGATGCAGCAGTGCGTGATTATCTCAATTCTTCACATGAGTCATCGG ATGGAACAATAACTTTGCGTAACATGAAAGGAAAAGCGTCGGTTTTCAAGAAAATGTCTACAAGATcagaaacatcaaaaaatctgcatGCTAATGATATATTTCAAGTCAAAGCGGAGAACAACTTGAGCATGAAAAAAACAATgg GAGTTATCAAAAGTCTTCGCACGACGGGTGTTTTGGTTGAACCAGGAATTCGCACAAAATTGGTGGAACTGAATCGACAGTTGAAAGACTTGTTCAAGATTGAGCATCTGTCCAACTTAGATA ACAGCGAAAATTTGGGCAAAGCAAAAGAAGAAGTTGCAGTGTACTGTACTGATGTTCAAGAGCTCATAAATCGAATAAAGCAGTCAAGATCGTACACAAGTGATGATGGCATTGTGGTGAAATTGGGAATTGATGGAGGAGgtggatttttcaaaataactctaTCTGTACTGTCAAAAAATCTGGAGCAGCTGACTGGAAATGCATTCAAGGTCGGCGGTGTGAAACGACTTTTTATCATTGCTCTTGTGCAAAATCTCGCGGAAAAGTATGAAAACGTCGCTCCAATATGGACAAAACTGCTGAAGCTGCAAAACATCGAAGCCATAATAGCAGGTGACCTCAAGATAATCAATATTATTACTGGAATAATGGCACACTCCTCGAGACAGCCATGTCCATACTGTGAGGCACAAAAGTCAGCCCTTGGAACATGCAAGGGAACAAGTAGAACCAAAGGCAACATCAAGaccaactatttgaacaaaaagatGGGTGGCAGGAACACTGCTTGCTGCATATACGAACCATTGATCTACGGAAACGATGACGACGAAATCCTTTTCCTTTGCCCTCCTCCGCCACTGCATCTTACACTCGGAATTGTAAATACGATCTTCAAGGGAGTAGAGAAGAATTCTCCCGATTGGGCAGATTTGTGGGTGAGCCAAGCCAACGTACGACATCAGCAGAAAACATATGGTTTTACAGGCCGGGCTTGTCACGCGCTATTGAAGGCGGCTGATTGCTTGGAACTTAATTCTGATTTACTTGGTTACGCTAAG gCTCTGAAGAAGTTCAACGACGTATATAATAAGTGTTTCTCATTTAAACTAGATGCTAGTTTTGAAGAAAGTATCCACGAATTTGTGTCTAGCTGGGAAGACCTTCAGCTACCTAATACTTCAAAATATCATATTACTAAGCATCACGTACCTGATTTTTGTAAGGCAACGGGACGAGGACTTGGGCTACATAATGAGCAAGCCTCTGAGTCCGTACATTCGGACTTTGACGTCGTTTGGCAACGGTACAAAGCGCCTAAAACCGCCGAAGTGTACAATGATCGGTTGCTCAACGCTGTAATTGATTACAATAGCAACCACTTGTTTTAG
- the LOC120415054 gene encoding uncharacterized protein LOC120415054, giving the protein MNWTPGRIVGTVKPAGAAIDPISAGMVVPCPVPAPVVPAVVQTITVPKPVPAGTVAPAATPMPNGSALLKGSVQSLAGGDKIVGTVNIAGSSKPGLSSEELKQKAIDEIHRDVQRGRVRAAQVGALGWRECPLKKTNKRFLSRTVSSVLQHNKRETLRNFYSSTRKLIEMDQRDEGMDRERRHHHRREHQHHRHRRRSRSEEEQRERRKSEEEKIVKINLDDELEDGEVRDDDE; this is encoded by the exons ATGAACTGGACGCCGGGCCGCATCGTGGGCACGGTAAAGCCCGCGGGTGCCGCCATCGATCCGATCTCGGCCGGAATGGTCGTTCCGTGCCCCGTTCCGGCGCCGGTGGTCCCAGCAGTGGTGCAGACAATCACCGTGCCGAAGCCGGTTCCGGCCGGAACGGTCGCCCCCGCAGCGACCCCAATGCCTAATGGAAGTGCGCTGCTCAAGGGATCCGTCCAGAGTTTGGCCGGTGGGGATAAAATCGTCGGCACGGTCAATATTGCCGGCAGCAGCAAACCGGGGCTGAGCTCGGAGGAGTTGAAACA gaaagCGATCGACGAAATTCACCGGGACGTGCAGCGGGGCCGGGTCCGGGCGGCCCAGGTTGGTGCCCTGGGGTGGCGCGAGTGTCCACTGAAGAAGACCAACAAGCGGTTCCTCAGCAGGACGGTCAGTTCGGTGTTGCAGCACAACAAGCGGGAAACGTTGCGGAATTTTTACTCTTCCACGCGGAAGTTGATCGAAATGGACCAGCGGGACGAGGGAATGGATCGGGAACGGAGGCACCACCACCGTCGGGAGCATCAACATCACAGGCACCGGAGGCGGAGTCGCAGTGAGGAGGAGCAGAGGGAGAGAAGGAAGTCTGaggaggagaaaatcgtgaaaataaaTCTGGACGATGAGTTGGAAGATGGGGAAGTTAGGGATGATGATgaataa
- the LOC120415045 gene encoding uncharacterized protein LOC120415045: protein MAASTESTTEQDPSAPFFERDIVSTSEARSLQRVSLESALSSARNLLQSRIGDNGDNAYTLLMRLVARILTETSGDVVDFFEEYCRQVKRGHFVEAECEVRDVKGAEHEHRVECAKRILSYVRGLEERKLGPLVTVSSVLQQVPLWAQMGFALPPSADYFIDRKLETLAAGESVRKVRFWGVIRGLTADYYVLEVERDNLEALKLELAMDAEKFQIAKEVISGLIWGTVSDESLVHDWCGAESMAMEMFERILETAIPPNTDEELARTVAVPVMDGLLEEAIDEAQEPEVELSVMGSLDVVSCNATVDSSELSLNQVKFGALKTLIEVKLNVVQYVVSPDLTRDSWVTLPGITLDKIKASRDLRTFFKGNPEPQEQAYLRAVLARITLDRFNGSPQEDSTPPRLFCNRDVAVFYKATGIPKSDWTVKEVGDKLPRVVWRRSGVWPGSFTYGTEHVYFGWGQEEI, encoded by the exons ATGGCGGCTTCCACCGAATCAACAACCGAGCAAGACCCTTCCGCTCCCTTTTTCGAGCGCGACATCGTGTCCACCTCTGAGGCCCGTTCCCTGCAGCGGGTGAGCCTGGAGAGTGCCCTATCCAGCGCCCGGAACCTGCTCCAGTCGCGCATAGGCGACAACGGGGACAATGC ATACACCCTGTTGATGCGGTTGGTTGCGCGCATTCTGACCGAAACTTCCGGCGATGTGGTGGACTTTTTCGAGGAGTACTGCCGCCAGGTCAAGCGGGGACACTTTGTGGAGGCGGAGTGTGAGGTGCGGGACGTGAAGGGGGCGGAGCACGAGCACAGGGTGGAGTGCGCGAAGCGGATTCTTAGTTACGTTAGGGGGTTGGAGGAGAGAAAATTGGGTCCGTTGGTGACGGTAAGCAGCGTTCTGCAGCAGGTTCCGCTGTGGGCGCAGATGGGGTTTGCATTGCCACCGTCGGCGGACTACTTTATCGACCGCAAGCTGGAGACGCTGGCCGCAGGCGAAAGCGTTCGAAAGGTGAGATTTTGGGGGGTTATTCGCGGGCTGACGGCGGATTATTACGTGTTGGAGGTGGAACGGGACAATCTGGAGGCGCTCAAGCTGGAGCTGGCGATGGACGCGGAAAAGTTCCAGATTGCGAAGGAGGTTATCAGTGGGTTGATCTGGGGAACCGTTTCCGACGAGTCGCTGGTGCACGACTGGTGCGGCGCGGAATCGATGGCCATGGAGATGTTCGAGCGGATTCTGGAGACGGCGATTCCACCGAACACGGACGAAGAGCTGGCTCGAACGGTTGCGGTTCCGGTGATGGACGGGTTGTTGGAGGAAGCGATCGACGAGGCGCAGGAACCGGAAGTGGAACTCAGCGTCATGGGTAGTTTGGATGTGGTTTCGTGCAACGCCACCGTAGATTCGTCGGAACTCAGCCTGAATCAGGTCAAATTTGGAGCGTTGAAGACTCTGATCGAGGTGAAGCTGAACGTGGTCCAGTACGTTGTCAGTCCGGATCTGACCCGGGATAGCTGGGTGACGCTTCCTGGGATCACGCTGGACAAAATCAAAGCCTCCCGAGATTTGAGAACCTTCTTCAAGGGGAATCCCGAACCACAAGAACAAGCCTATTTGAGGGCCGTTTTGGCCAGAATCACCTTGGACCGGTTCAACGGGTCACCGCAGGAAGATTCGACGCCGCCGCGGTTGTTTTGCAACAGGGACGTGGCCGTGTTTTATAAGGCGACCGGAATTCCGAAAAGTGATTGGACCGTCAAGGAGGTTGGAGACAAGCTGCCGCGCGTCGTTTGGCGACGATCCGGCGTGTGGCCAGGGTCGTTTACGTACGGGACGGAGCACGTTTACTTTGGTTGGGGACAGGAAGAAATCtaa